A window of Fragaria vesca subsp. vesca linkage group LG7, FraVesHawaii_1.0, whole genome shotgun sequence contains these coding sequences:
- the LOC101293532 gene encoding cytochrome P450 716B2-like — protein sequence IVATVIYLSQLPAVYDAVLKEQTEIAESKDEGEWLNWEDIQKMNYTWNVVCEVLRLQPPANETFREAITDFMYEGYLITKGTKLYVTVFSTHKNPEYFPDPHKFDPSRFEGQGPPPFSYVPFGGGPRMCPGKENARVQILVFIYNLVTRYKWEMVFPDEKMVADLVPYTTHGLPLHLFSRKS from the exons ATTGTGGCCACTGTCATCTATCTATCACAGCTTCCTGCAGTTTATGATGCCGTCCTTAAAG AGCAAACCGAGATTGCAGAATCAAAAGATGAAGGAGAGTGGCTCAACTGGGAGGACATACAGAAGATGAACTATACATGGAACGTGGTATGTGAAGTATTACGATTGCAGCCACCAGCTAATGAAACTTTTAGGGAAGCCATCACCGACTTCATGTATGAGGGATATCTAATTACAAAAGGAACGAAG TTATATGTGACTGTTTTTTCCACACATAAGAACCCGGAATACTTTCCAGATCCTCACAAGTTTGATCCGTCAAGGTTTGAAGGACAAGGACCACCTCCTTTCTCGTATGTTCCTTTTGGTGGAGGACCTCGAATGTGTCCCGGAAAAGAAAACGCTCGAGTCCAGATATTGGTTTTCATCTACAACCTGGTCACAAGATACAAGTGGGAGATGGTTTTTCCTGACGAGAAGATGGTAGCGGACTTGGTTCCTTATACTACACATGGACTTCCCCTTCATCTGTTTTCTCGTAAATCATAA
- the LOC101299803 gene encoding uncharacterized protein LOC101299803, which translates to MMAKKSQRRTIRYEKDQLGCMWGLINIFDFRHGRPTWKLISDKRHGSKQAIGTGSPRNKFEVLSGLDENLQGALESNVDPTATVVGDACKPSVKKLMEEEMFSEQDMKKEINSDEVASNQTNASRTRMDHKKTKKTRRKSQDMDTYTLNGSETSEPGCSCNQKQEHKSRSNCGVEEIMEEVGCQIHQKYHDPNGETPVKSNYKHSDFEEKLCVTIKEFMNQKLTDGKHLTEDQKIQHFRELMDALETLSSDEELFLKLLQDPNSLLAKYVLNLQDSQREKDKESKAVTESNSTEKLEYPKQPEELVIRKQRYFFRRKSKPQEREPAEANENFDASKRIVILKPGPTISQDSETESKKIPESHYLVRSRGPNEKVGSHFFLSEIKRKLKNAMGKQQHGVSAIGNSNRLPYEHPSLGQGDKASVKEKFGSSPSKDHFYMERIARPSGGIKRADKSGKMKESEMNLNHEEPGIPNQRVSNIYIEAKKHLSEMLSNGDAGVDFSGQHFTKTLGRILSLPEYNVSPRGSPGRDSELGFVTAQMRLSPRDRVCKANENACSPKKEKNVSPLGQVAQNLEDRLSISDNNPGCEVQPPNSLPRTSVDLINDSEAEESHVSIEDEMNPEGDIDIAKDITIVDWEEKSILDAPSEPSDSSIARDDRSGNMTEIVDDEKCSKWLNQDFYEESPGPSSAFASPSSSPTTKHVEELDIAIGIPERPSPVSVLDPLFSEDEISPSKTISQPVELRIQPLQIRFEDHESSAIDEANTAKTCTEEKELIYDFVKEVMQASGFNWDDFCMKWLYSDQPIEPSLCDDIEVCPNSLCSDQKLLVNCINEVLVEVCGRYYGCFPWVSSVKPIRPVPDMKTAIHEVWVEVYWHLLPLPLPHSLDQIVAKDLSRTGAWMDLRFDTETVGVDMGEVILQDLIEDIILSYVDGSPKSEAALVSDELNDTESILNL; encoded by the exons ATGATGGCAAAGAAGTCCCAGAGACGCACTATTCGGTATGAGAAAGATCAGTTAGGCTGTATGTGGGGCTTGATCAACATCTTTGATTTTCGACACGGCCGCCCCACCTGGAAGTTGATCTCTGATAAGAGGCATGGAAGCAAGCAAGCTATTG GTACTGGGTCTCCAAGGAACAAGTTTGAGGTGTTGAGTGGTTTGGATGAGAACCTTCAAGGCGCCCTT GAAAGCAATGTGGACCCAACAGCAACAGTGGTTGGCGATGCTTGTAAGCCTAGTGTGAAGAAACTTATGGAAGAAGAAATGTTCAGTGAGCAGGACATGAAGAAAGAGATCAACTCTGATGAAGTAGCAAGTAACCAAACCAATGCAAGCCGGACAAGAATGGACCATAAAAAGACAAAGAAGACTCGTAGGAAAAGCCAGGATATGGACACCTATACTTTGAATGGTTCTGAGACTTCGGAACCTGGATGCTCTTGCAATCAGAAACAAGAGCATAAATCTAGAAGTAACTGTGGTGTAGAAGAGATAATGGAAGAGGTAGGCTGCCAGATCCATCAAAAGTATCATGATCCAAATGGAGAGACTCCTGTCAAGTCAAACTACAAGCATTCTGATTTTGAAGAGAAATTATGTGTGACAATCAAGGAGTTCATGAATCAGAAGTTAACTGATGGGAAGCATCTCACAGAAGATCAGAAAATCCAGCACTTCAGAGAACTAATGGATGCACTTGAGACCTTAAGTTCGGATGAGGAATTGTTTCTGAAACTCTTACAAGATCCAAACTCACTTCTAGCAAAGTATGTCCTGAACTTGCAGGATTCTCAAAGAGAGAAAGATAAAGAATCCAAGGCTGTTACAGAGTCAAACTCCACAGAGAAACTTGAGTATCCAAAACAACCTGAGGAGCTTGTCATTCGTAAACAGCGATATTTTTTCAGGAGAAAGAGCAAGCCTCAAGAAAGGGAACCAGCAGAGGCCAATGAGAACTTTGATGCTTCTAAGAGAATTGTCATTCTGAAGCCTGGGCCTACAATTTCACAGGATTCTGAAACCGAAAGTAAAAAGATCCCAGAGTCCCATTATTTGGTAAGAAGTAGAGGGCCAAATGAAAAGGTTGGCTCTCACTTTTTTCTTTCTGAAATAAAAAGGAAACTAAAGAATGCTATGGGAAAGCAACAGCATGGGGTATCTGCCATTGGAAATTCTAACAGATTGCCCTATGAGCATCCAAGTTTGGGACAGGGTGACAAAGCAAGTGTGAAGGAAAAGTTTGGAAGTTCTCCTAGTAAAGATCACTTCTACATGGAAAGAATTGCTAGACCTTCTGGTGGTATCAAGAGAGCAGACAAGAGCGGCAAAATGAAAGAATCTGAAATGAATTTGAACCATGAAGAACCAGGAATTCCTAATCAAAGAGTATCTAACATCTATATTGAGGCAAAGAAGCATCTCTCCGAGATGCTGAGCAATGGAGATGCAGGTGTAGATTTCTCAGGACAACACTTCACCAAGACCTTGGGAAGGATTCTCTCTCTCCCTGAGTACAATGTGTCTCCTAGGGGAAGTCCCGGAAGGGACTCGGAGCTTGGGTTTGTTACTGCACAAATGAGATTATCTCCTCGCGATCGAGTTTGCAAGGCCAATGAGAATGCATGCTCTCCTAAAAAAGAGAAAAATGTCAGTCCTCTAGGTCAAGTAGCACAAAACTTAGAGGATAGGTTATCTATTTCTGACAACAACCCTGGCTGTGAAGTACAGCCTCCTAATTCCTTACCGAGAACCTCAGTTGATTTGATTAATGACAGTGAAGCAGAAGAAAGCCATGTTTCCATTGAAGATGAGATGAATCCTGAAG GTGATATAGATATTGCAAAAGATATTACAATTGTAGATTGGGAAGAAAAAAGTATACTGGATGCTCCTTCAGAACCAAGTGACTCTTCCATTGCCAGGGATGACCGAAGTGGCAACATGACTGAAATTGTGGATGATGAAAAGTGTTCCAAATGGTTAAATCAG GATTTCTATGAAGAGAGTCCAGGGCCATCTTCTGCATTTGCATCCCCATCCAGCTCTCCAACAACCAAACATGTTGAAGAGTTAGACATTGCCATCGGCATACCAGAGCGGCCAAGTCCTGTTTCAGTTCTTGATCCACTATTCTCAGAGGATGAGATTAGCCCTTCAAAAACCATTTCTCAACCTG TAGAACTACGAATACAACCCCTGCAGATCCGATTTGAAGATCACGAATCTTCAGCCATAGATGAAGCTAACACTGCAAAAACTTGTACAGAAGAGAAGGAACTAATATATGATTTTGTAAAAGAAGTTATGCAAGCCTCTGGCTTCAACTGGGATGACTTCTGCATGAAGTGGCTTTATTCAGACCAACCTATTGAGCCTTCATTGTGTGATGATATAGAAGTTTGTCCTAACTCGCTCTGCTCTGACCAGAAGCTCCTTGTCAACTGTATCAATGAAGTTCTAGTGGAGGTGTGTGGGCGTTACTATGGTTGCTTCCCTTGGGTATCATCGGTGAAACCTATAAGGCCAGTGCCGGATATGAAGACTGCTATACACGAGGTTTGGGTAGAAGTTTACTGGCATCTCCTTCCACTTCCATTGCCTCATAGCTTGGACCAGATAGTGGCAAAAGACTTGTCAAGAACCGGAGCATGGATGGACCTTCGCTTTGATACTGAAACTGTTGGTGTTGACATGGGTGAAGTCATTCTCCAAGACTTGATCGAAGACATCATATTAAGCTATGTAGATGGAAGTCCCAAGAGTGAAGCTGCTTTAGTCTCTGATGAACTAAATGATACAGAGAGCATTCTCAACCTGTAA
- the LOC101293829 gene encoding protein PAIR1-like gives MKLKINKACDLSSISVLPPHSRRSNSVQHGPQGSQLQLRSQPSEQSFSQGLSSQYGMFSQLSQTSLDALTDQRSQERENSVKKISRLPLISHAREESQMQMSRPSNNLTRKWSSASGSDNRCNISEELEHRIGMMETSLSKFGMILDSVQSDVMQVKKGTKEVSMEMEAIQQKLMVQDSSLQLMNKGQEDLKASLDVGIKSMSEQLSKNENQDKLQEMFLVLSALPEKIEASVLSSQNNIHSSFIKEMQKLLCSIQTYQNQMTYPIQTSKVPSVLSPKALKAAAPSIPQVEQTQKRKYVRKYVRKYKTPSLPSPKGAACHSVPEKRPHPIKKESERLKYPALDSHSTVPSTVPPKVYVQAAVVTATETGGWKTVKAGKATSSQRVPPQVQKPNGYTSVKQMLAVCSSHVLCVLTHDSNIMCFESFDCFGGMFLPMPYWYILRPPSRVAVIDVLRDTLIALELWVHPSIAVKNW, from the exons ATGAAGTTGAAGATCAACAAGGCCTGCGATCTCAGCTCCATCTCCGTCCTTCCTCCTCACTCCAG GAGATCAAATTCTGTGCAACATGGACCACAAGGTTCGCAGCTTCAGCTTCGATCTCAACCATCAGAACAGTCATTTTCTCAGGGACTCTCATCTCAGTATGGCATGTTTTCTCAGCTCTCGCAGACGTCTCTTGACGCTTTGACAGATCAG AGGTCTCAAGAACGGGAGAACTCTGTGAAGAAAATTTCTCGCTTACCCCTGATTAGTCATGCACGTGAAGAGAGTCAAATGCAGATGTCAAGACCTTCCAACAATCTCACGCGCAAGTGGAGTTCTGCTTCTGGTTCAGATAATCGAT GTAATATCAGTGAGGAATTGGAACATCGTATTGGGATGATGGAAACTTCATTGAGCAAGTTTGGAATGATCTTGGATTCTGTCCAGAGTGATGTTATGCAAGTAAAGAAAGGAACAAAAGAAGTTTCAATGGAGA TGGAAGCAATACAGCAGAAGTTGATGGTTCAAGACAGCTCGCTGCAGTTAATG AATAAGGGGCAAGAGGATCTCAAAGCCAGCCTTGATGTTGGTATCAAATCTATGTCGGAGCAACTGAGCAAAAATGAAAATCAAGATAAGTTACAGGAGATGTTCTTAGTGCTTTCAGCCTTACCAGAAAAGATTGAAGCATCCGTGCTGAGTTCACAAAATAATATACACAGCTCCTTCATCAAGGAAATGCAG AAACTTCTTTGCAGTATCCAAACATACCAGAATCAGATGACATACCCCATCCAAACATCCAAAGTGCCATCTGTACTTTCACCAAAGGCACTAAAG GCTGCTGCCCCTTCTATTCCACAAGTGGAGCAGACGCAGAAGAGGAAGTATGTGAGAAAGTATGTGAGGAAGTACAAAACACCTTCTTTACCATCACCAAAG GGTGCTGCCTGTCACTCTGTTCCAGAAAAAAGGCCACATCCTATTAAGAA AGAGTCCGAGAGGCTTAAGTACCCTGCTCTTGATTCCCACTCAACTGTACCCTCAACTGTACCTCCAAAGGTTTATGTTCAAGCAGCTGTAGTTACAGCGACAGAAACAGGAGGCTGGAAAACTGTAAAAGCCGGAAAAGCTACTTCTAGTCAAAGGGTGCCCCCACAAGTACAAAAACCTAATGGATATACCTCGGTGAAACAG ATGCTTGCAGTCTGCTCCTCCCATGTGCTTTGTGTCCTAACCCATGACTCCAACATTATGTGCTTTGAATCCTTTGATTGCTTTGGGGGTATGTTTCTCCCCATGCCCTATTGGTATATCCTTCGACCTCCTAGTAGAGTAGCAGTTATAGATGTCCTGAGAGACACACTGATAGCCTTAGAACTTTGGGTTCATCCCTCAATCGCTGTAAAGAACTGGTAA